Proteins from a genomic interval of Hoplias malabaricus isolate fHopMal1 chromosome 13, fHopMal1.hap1, whole genome shotgun sequence:
- the ypel3 gene encoding protein yippee-like 3 has protein sequence MVKLTKAKTFQAYLDSCHRRYSCVHCRAHLANHDDLISKSFQGSQGRAYLFNSVVNVGCGPAEERLLLTGLHAVADIYCENCHTTLGWKYEQAFELSQKYKEGKYIIELSHMIKDNGWD, from the exons atGGTGAAACTGACTAAGGCCAAAACGTTCCAGGCATACCTGGACTCCTGCCATCGCCGCTATAGCTGTGTCCACTGCCGTGCACACCTGGCCAACCATGATGACCTCATCTCCAAG TCTTTTCAAGGGAGCCAGGGACGTGCCTATCTTTTCAattctgt GGTAAATGTGGGCTGTGGTCCAGCGGAGGAGAGACTGCTGCTGACTGGCCTTCATGCGGTGGCTGACATTTACTGTGAGAACTGCCACACCACTTTGGGCTGGAAATAT GAGCAGGCTTTTGAATTGAGTCAGAAGTACAAGGAGGGAAAGTACATAATTGAACTATCCCACATGATTAAGGACAATGGCTGGGACTGA